One segment of Calliopsis andreniformis isolate RMS-2024a chromosome 1, iyCalAndr_principal, whole genome shotgun sequence DNA contains the following:
- the Spg gene encoding dedicator of cytokinesis spg isoform X2 — protein MWTTTKTTKYGVAVYNWRGDTRYGLPLEIGETVQILEECAGWYRGFSTKNRAVKGIFPSSYIHLKPCKIENEGLYESVIPLEDPVVREVTLVLREWCGIWKRLYVERETYKFNTLRKVMRELLEWRRQLLTGTLTTDQTRELKLRINNKVDWGNRKLGLDLVPRQGAHMVDPDTMSVVELYHVHVQSAENSQGASTLRRKEHKKVLTHHLYFCMRDFGHSVGENTEIYFSLYDAKRNIYLSERYLVRISKEGFSSFIEKMHSNCTIFTDLGNADLSKDLYMVAHVMRCGRMLYSDFGKNKAGSATYRRPHGVAVLSLAEATQDHTEELEMTFKVYQGEEKDFHQLHEQIIRNNKCSPLPGQPNYGIVASLRVLHGELSQVREENPLLFKNVCLTKKLGFSDVIMPGDVRNDLYLKLERGEFERGGKSTGKNIEVTILVLDADGQPLEGCLFGAAGMEGSSEYQSLVIYHHNSPAWAETVRLAIPIDKFYGSHVRFEFRHCSTREKNDKKLFSFAFVRLMEPGGATLQDGAHELYIYKCEDRSKLDSLSYLSLPSSAREPNATGSPAFSRSPKEFVLIRTLLCSTKLTQNVDLLSLLQWKAHPELISDTLGRVLRLDGEELVKFLQDILDALFSMFHTENGNSTTHSGLVFQVLVSIFSLLEDSKFEHFKPVMDAYISGHFAAALVYKGLQTSVQHCADWVTVTEKQEPIIKCFRSLEYIFKFMIQSRLLFARATAGECEDSFKRDLYRVFAALNKMLGLQQEMVLHSQIALLHSISAVFEQLMAVLPVLKVAKLTCTMLDSLPREPPLQLTQAKLTAIKNLTTSSLFREDDESRNLLLITICRHLRIHLLRREELRSCTDILGEILSFLHKKERDTNKVNNCIHHDVETLCLSILDVLIQTILIVINTSGPVLGCLVAGLIGLLQLLDEYHYVRLWEELTHTGERKPLKDFLLRVFVVLRDLVKKEVFPPDWLVIRMQANNVILKSLQQLAQPLAFRFSHGSFDSQLWSMYFNLAVAYLTQPSLQLEQFSEVKREKIMEKYGDMRVLMGFQILSMWNYLKDRKLEFIPGMVGPFLEVTLVPESELRKATLDIFFDMMECEQKARGSFRSVESELIDKLDILISENKGDDEYRQLFNTMEHLSAVLLDRVQSEDPAWKESGTAFITSITRLLERLLDYRSVIQGDENRDKRMSCTVNLLNFYKNEFNRKEMYLRYIYKLHDLHLAAENYTEAGFTMKLYADQLGWGSTILPSDHSYPQQPEWQRKELLYHKIIHYLDRGKCWEKGIPLCKELAVLYETKLYDYAKLSHVLKLQAKFLDNILTQLRPEPEYFRVGFYGLSFPLFVRNKLFIYRGLEYERIGAFTQRLQTEFPSAQILMKNSPPDESILTSEGQYIQICNVKPIPEEGSLACRGAEVPERIVAFYLVNDVRKFIFDRPLHRGPVDRENEFKSLWIERTTLTTESKLPGILRWFEVIEKRSELLAPVQYACETMQSVERELRRLVAQYTAEPHRNINPFSMRLQGIIDANVMGGITKYQEAFLTPEFARQNPDMVQHVNRLKSLILDQMSVLEAGLNLHGQIAPAGVQPLHKRLNERFTQLKQGLGPLARQRTIHQDSIVNSPLPPLPVNEKQRPATLETIGSRSSHVESDCQLEDEGFYTKVDGGPPPIPQREVRPRSVGYGSTPPRPTHQRSLSKPLSPKLPLRHSLPTPTDGVDQAGLRTSWSEPGPEPAPPLPPRAPDKRDSNTNTIVPPAPPKRLAYKRNTEWSTDDDPELQNEPNDLRDSGISTTSLSDFQSHLSNLNNLSYEDFEPRARCNDIMNISPPSIINPLNVSTGNFASGTFQSTHSLHGQEVSPPPIPPKAHQDTPSAPSTLERASSRTQSHNHTENYSVPKLQTLSVASDTESTV, from the exons ATGTGGACGACCACGAAAACGACCAAATACGGTGTCG CCGTGTATAATTGGCGAGGCGACACGCGCTATGGGCTTCCTCTGGAGATTGGAGAAACTGTACAAATTTTGGAGGAATGCGCAG GTTGGTACAGAGGCTTCTCGACAAAGAATCGTGCGGTGAAAGGTATCTTCCCTAGTTCGTACATACACTTAAAACCTTGTAAGATCGAGAATGAAGGTCTGTATGAGTCGGTGATACCTCTGGAGGATCCGGTGGTCCGAGAAGTCACTCTCGTTCTCCGAGAATGGTGCGGTATCTGGAAGAGGTTGTACGTG GAACGGGAAACATACAAGTTTAATACTCTGCGCAAGGTGATGAGGGAACTGTTGGAATGGCGGCGACAGCTTTTAACCGGTACTCTGACCACAGATCAGACACGGGAATTGAAACTGAGAATCAACAACAAAGTGGATTGGGGAAATCG GAAACTGGGCTTGGATCTGGTGCCACGACAGGGCGCCCATATGGTGGACCCGGATACGATGTCCGTCGTTGAGCTTTATCACGTG CACGTCCAGAGTGCAGAGAATTCGCAGGGCGCATCGACCCTCAGACGGAAGGAGCATAAAAAGGTCCTGACACATCACCTCTACTTTTGCATGAGAGACTTTGGCCATTCCGTTGGTGAGAACACGGAGATCTATTTCTCCTTGTACGACGCGAAACGGAATATATACTTGAGTGAACGATACCTGGTTCGAATATCGAAGGAGGGTTTCTCCAGCTTCATCGAGAAGATGCACAGCAACTGTACGATCTTCACCGATCTCGGTAATGCGGATCTAAGCAAGGATCTGTACATGGTCGCGCACGTGATGCGATGTGGCAGAATGTTATACTCTGATTTTGGGAAGAATAAGGCGGGCAGCGCCACTTACAGACGGCCTCACGGCGTTGCCGTTTTATCCCTTGCAGAGGCTACACAGGATCACACCGAAGAGCTTGAGATGACTTTCAAG GTGTATCAGGGGGAAGAAAAGGATTTCCATCAGTTACACGAGCAGATTATTCGCAACAACAAATGTTCTCCTCTTCCGGGTCAGCCAAATTATGGTATAGTGGCCTCTTTACGCGTTCTTCACGGTGAACTGTCTCAAGTGAGAGAAGAGAATCCGCTGCTGTTCAAAAATGTCTGTTTAACGAAGAAACTTGGCTTCTCCGACGTGATCATGCCAGGCGACGTACGGAATGATTTGTACCTGAAATTGGAACGCGGCGAATTTGAAAGGGGAGGGAAATCTACGGGGAAAAATATCGAG GTGACCATTTTGGTGCTGGACGCAGACGGGCAGCCTTTAGAAGGTTGTTTGTTCGGAGCGGCAGGAATGGAAGGCAGTTCAGAGTACCAAAGTTTAGTTATTTATCATCACAACAGTCCAGCATGGGCAGAAACAGTTCGGTTGGCGATACCTATCGATAAATTTTATGGAAGCCATGTGCGATTTGAATTTCGACATTGTTCTA CACGCGAGAAGAATGACAAAAAGCTATTCTCCTTCGCGTTCGTGCGTCTCATGGAACCGGGAGGAGCTACCCTTCAGGATGGCGCTCACGAGTTATACATCTATAAGTGCGAGGATCGCTCCAAATTGGATTCTCTAAGCTACCTCTCCCTACCCAGCAGCGCCAGAGAACCAAACGCGACAG GCTCTCCAGCGTTCTCCAGGTCTCCGAAAGAATTTGTGCTCATACGTACTTTACTGTGTAGCACAAAATTGACCCAAAATGTCGATCTTCTAAGTCTACTCCAATGGAAGGCTCATCCAGAACTAATTTCTGATACACTAGGTCGTGTGTTACGATTAGACGGCGAAGAGTTGGTCAAGTTTCTTCAAGATATCTTGGATGCATTATTTTCCATGTTTCACACAGAAAATGGCAATTCTACAACTCATTCCGGTCTGGTATTTCAAGTTCTCGTTTCTATCTTCAGCCTGCTCGAGGACTCTAAATTCGAGCACTTCAAACCAGTCATGGATGCCTATATTTCCGGTCACTTTGCCGCTGCGCTCGTATACAAGGGGCTTCAAACCAGCGTGCAACACTGTGCGGATTGGGTGACTGTTACTGAGAAACAGGAACCTATTATCAAGTGTTTTCGTTCACTGGAGTATATCTTTAAATTCATGATCCAGAGTCGTTTGCTGTTCGCTAGAGCCACAGCTGGAGAATGCGAAGACAGCTTTAAGAGAGATCTCTATCGCGTATTCGCAGCGTTGAATAAGATGCTCGGGCTTCAACAGGAAATGGTGCTTCACTCGCAAATTGCCCTGCTCCACTCGATTTCAGCGGTTTTTGAACAACTGATGGCCGTGTTGCCAGTCCTTAAAGTGGCTAAGCTTACTTGCACCATGCTTGATTCGTTGCCACGGGAGCCACCCTTGCAGCTTACGCAGGCCAAATTGACTGCCATTAAGAATCTTACTACCTCTTCGCTATTTCGCGAAGATGATGAGAGCAGAAATCTGCTATTAATTACTATATGCAGACATTTGCGAATTCATCTACTTAGGCGTGAAGAGCTGCGTTCCTGTACCGACATTTTGGGAGAGATACTTAGCTTTTTACACAAAAAGGAACGGGACACCAATAAAGTCAACAACTGCATACATCATGACGTGGAGACTCTGTGCCTATCGATCCTCGACGTCCTAATACAAACTATTCTCATCGTCATAAACACAAGTGGTCCCGTTCTGGGATGTCTAGTGGCCGGCTTGATAGGATTGCTTCAGCTTCTGGATGAATACCATTATGTTAGGCTATGGGAAGAGCTTACACACACTGGCGAACGGAAGCCCCTTAAGGATTTCCTTTTGAGGGTCTTCGTGGTACTTCGAGATTTAGTGAAAAAAGAAGTGTTTCCACCAGATTGGTTAGTGATTAGGATGCAAGCAAACAACGTAATACTCAAATCTCTACAGCAACTAGCACAGCCTTTGGCTTTTCGTTTTTCGCACGGTAGCTTCGATTCTCAGCTGTGGTCGATGTATTTTAATTTGGCCGTGGCGTATCTCACCCAACCGTCCCTCCAGCTTGAACAATTCTCCGAGGTGAAACGAGAGAAGATAATGGAAAAGTATGGGGATATGAGGGTGTTGATGGGCTTCCAAATACTCTCGATGTGGAACTATCTAAAAGACCGTAAACTGGAGTTCATTCCTGGCATGGTGGGACCCTTCTTAGAGGTCACCTTGGTCCCTGAAAGTGAATTGAGGAAGGCTACTTTGGATATCtttttcgatatgatggagtgcGAGCAGAAAGCCCGAGGCAGCTTTAGATCGGTTGAATCAGAATTGATAGACAAGCTTGACATTTTGATAAGCGAAAACAAGGGCGACGACGAGTACAGGCAACTATTCAATACCAT GGAACATCTAAGCGCTGT GTTGTTGGATAGAGTCCAATCAGAAGATCCGGCCTGGAAGGAAAGTGGGACTGCTTTCATTACGTCTATCACTCGTCTTTTGGAACGGTTACTGGACTACCGAAGTGTGATTCAAGGCGATGAAAATCGTGACAAGCGCATGTCTTGCACCGTTAATTTACTG AACttttataaaaatgaattcAATCGGAAGGAGATGTATCTACGGTACATATACAAACTTCACGATCTACATCTGGCAGCTGAAAATTATACGGAAGCAGGGTTTACGATGAAACTATATGCCGATCAATTGGGTTGGGGTTCCACGATACTACCTTCAGATCATTCTTATCCACAGCAACCGGAATGGCAAAGGAAGGAGCTACTTTATCACAAGATAATCCATTACTTAGATCGTGGCAAGTGTTGGGAGAAGGGCATACCATTGTGCAAGGAATTGGCAGTGCTATACGAGACCAAATTATATGATTACGCGAAATTGAGTCATGTGTTGAAACTGCAAGCCAAGTTCCTGGACAATATATTGACACAGCTTAGACCTGAACCAGAGTATTTTCGGGTTGGCTTTTATGGACTTAGTTTTCCACTTTTCGTTAGG aataaACTTTTTATATATCGTGGTCTAGAGTATGAGCGAATAGGAGCATTCACGCAACGATTACAGACTGAATTTCCAAGCGCACAAATATTGATGAAAAATTCTCCGCCCGATGAGAGTATTCTCACGTCTGAGGGACAAT ATATACAAATTTGTAATGTAAAACCGATCCCCGAGGAAGGTAGCCTAGCTTGTCGGGGAGCGGAAGTTCCTGAACGCATTGTAGCGTTCTACTTGGTCAACGATGTTCGAAAATTTATTTTCGATCGACCACTCCATAGGGGTCCAGTTGATCGTGAAAACGAGTTTAAATCTCTCTGGATTGAAAGAACTACGCTGACAACTGAATCAAAATTGCCCGGCATCTTGAGGTGGTTCGAAGTGATCGAGAAGAGGTCTGAACTACTGGCCCCTGTGCAATACGCCTGTGAAACTATGCAGAGCGtggagagagaattgaggagacTTGTCGCACAATACACTGCCGAACCTCATAGAAATATTAATCCCTTTAGCATGAGACTTCAAGGGATCATCGATGCTAATGTGATGGGTGGTATCACCAAATATCAAGAGGCATTCCTAACTCCAGAATTTGCTAGGCAGAATccagatatggtgcagcacgtgAATAGGCTAAAAAGTCTTATCCTAGATCAAATGAGCGTATTGGAAGCTGGATTAAATTTGCATGGTCAGATTGCTCCAGCCGGAGTACAACCTTTGCATAAAAGATTAAACGAAAGATTCACGCAACTAAAACAAGGCTTAGGCCCTCTGGCAAGGCAAAGAACTATTCACCAAGACAGCATCGTCAA CTCACCGTTACCCCCATTACCAGTAAACGAGAAACAGCGGCCTGCTACCTTGGAAACCATAGGTTCTAGGTCTTCTCACGTAGAGAGTGATTGTCAACTAGAAGATGAAGGTTTCTACACGAAGGTGGATGGTGGACCTCCGCCTATTCCCCAGCGCGAAGTGCGACCTCGTTCAGTTGGTTATGGAAGCACACCACCTAGACCTACCCATCAGAGATCCTTGAGCAAACCTTTAAGCCCAAAGTTACCATTAAGGCATTCTTTGCCAACGCCGACGGATGGAGTCGATCAGGCTGGATTGAGAACTTCTTGGAGCGAACCTGGGCCAGAACCAGCGCCACCACTCCCACCTAGAG cTCCTGACAAACGTGATTCGAATACAAACACAATCGTACCCCCTGCACCACCAAAGCGTTTAGCGTACAAACGTAATACTGAATGGAGTACTGATGATGATCCAGAGTTACAAAATGAACCAAATGATCTTCGCGATAGTGGTATATCAACGACTAGTTTATCAGACTTTCAATCGCACTTGAGTAATCTGAATAATCTTAGTTACGAAGACTTTGAACCACGGGCAAGGTGCAATGATATTATGAACATTTCACCCCCTTCTATAATAAATCCACTAAATGTTTCCACGGGAAACTTTGCAAGTGGTACATTTCAGAGTACACACTCTCTCCATGGTCAAGAG GTGAGTCCACCACCCATTCCACCGAAGGCGCATCAAGATACGCCATCAGCGCCATCAACTTTGGAAAGAGCATCGAGTCGCACACAATCGCACAATCACACCGAAAATTACTCAGTGCCAAAATTACAAACGTTATCTGTGGCATCTGACACAGAGAGTACTGTGTAG